A part of Bacillus rossius redtenbacheri isolate Brsri chromosome 1, Brsri_v3, whole genome shotgun sequence genomic DNA contains:
- the LOC134536814 gene encoding uncharacterized protein LOC134536814 has product MMRPDTASCDWQLSKESLVERMKLVLRTSQWSDCVFRVGPEDDHQMFRVHKLVLAASSPVFDAMCFGPLAEKSCIGVPDIEPQVFQILLEYMYGDVLQLKSVEDACGVLYAAKKYMMPHLAYLCREYIIRNISPANVLGLLDFADSVQESEVYDSCLQVMCKYTQEIANSSKGSITSLAVSALLEQNSLNISEAGLFDMAVRWAKDECQQSGIPASRANCRTMLMKIRALAKIRFLTMTPEEFADGPERSGILTADEICALHFAFCGLQNGNLQCGSADSSREDKEGNSVYDDESECKCDDVDDLFVIFGAKHKQSLSSPSTIAKNLTSVLGGHGLSCNARPRNRISVRQLSCARRFLKTAVTVPGRLRLLTKLRVSRGVVMTGMRFFTRLLPQSEFSRGRVLSQEYHEDLEVCVLDGQGALLSRTLFTDTVVYNTLASIAFSEPVHLSSNKEYSVVTLLPAGEGLEHEYPLSFLSETETCHGVEFRFCDHAETNGNGTFVRRLDMGFVDTVLFKFL; this is encoded by the exons ATGATGCGGCCGGACACCGCCTCGTGCGACTGGCAGCTGTCGAAGGAGAGCCTGGTGGAGCGCATGAAGCTGGTGCTGCGGACGTCGCAGTGGAGCGACTGTGTGTTCCGCGTGGGTCCCGAAGACGACCACCAG ATGTTCCGTGTGCACAAGCTGGTCCTGGCGGCCAGCAGTCCTGTGTTCGACGCCATGTGCTTCGGCCCACTCGCCGAGAAGTCCTGCATCGGCGTCCCAGACATCGAGCCGCAGGTCTTCCAGATATTACTAGA GTACATGTATGGGGACGTGCTCCAGTTGAAGTCTGTGGAGGATGCATGTGGGGTGCTGTACGCAGCCAAGAAGTACATGATGCCTCACTTAGCGTACCTCTGCCGCGAGTACATCATTAGAAATATTTCCCCGGCCAATGTCCTGGGCCTGTTGGACTTTGCAGACAGTGTCCAGGAGTCCGAGGTGTATGATTCCTGCCTGCAG GTTATGTGTAAGTACACTCAAGAAATTGCAAATTCCTCTAAGGGCTCCATAACATCGCTGGCAGTTTCAGCACTACTAGAGCAAAATTCACTGAACATCAGTGAGGCGGGACTGTTTGACATGGCAGTGCGTTGGGCGAAAGACGAGTGTCAGCAGTCCGGAATACCTGCGAGCAGAGCTAACTGCCGGACTATGCTGATGAAAATAAGGGCTTTGGCGAAGATAAGATTCCTCACTATGACCCCAGAAGAATTCGCAGATGGTCCAGAACGCTCTGGGATCTTGACAGCGGATGAAATTTGTGCCCTTCATTTTGCATTCTGTGGTTTGCAGAACGGAAACCTGCAGTGCGGTAGTGCAGATTCCTCTCGTGAAGATAAAGAAGGGAATTCCGTGTACGACGACGAATCCGAATGCAAGTGCGATGATGTGGATGACCTGTTTGTCATATTCGGTGCCAAACACAAGCAATCTCTCTCGAGCCCCAGTACAATCGCCAAGAACTTGACGAGCGTTCTGGGCGGGCACGGCCTGAGCTGCAACGCCCGCCCTCGCAACAGGATCTCAGTGAGGCAGCTCAGCTGTGCCAGGCGCTTCCTGAAGACGGCTGTGACGGTGCCGGGACGGCTGCGCCTGCTGACCAAGCTGCGGGTCAGCCGCGGGGTCGTGATGACGGGGATGCGCTTCTTCACACGCCTGCTGCCCCAGAGCGAGTTCTCGCGGGGGCGCGTGCTCTCGCAGGAGTACCATGAGGACCTGGAGGTGTGCGTGCTGGACGGGCAGGGCGCTCTACTGTCGCGTACGTTGTTCACGGACACGGTGGTGTACAACACGCTGGCAAGCATCGCGTTCAGTGAGCCGGTGCACCTCTCCAGCAACAAGGAGTACAGTGTGGTGACGTTGCTCCCGGCCGGGGAGGGTCTCGAACACGAGTATCCCCTCAGCTTCTTGTCCGAGACTGAGACTTGTCACGGCGTCGAGTTCCGCTTCTGTGACCACGCCGAAACCAATGGCAATGGCACGTTTGTGCGCCGCCTGGACATGGGCTTTGTTGATACTGTCCTCTTCAAATTTTTGTAG